Proteins from a genomic interval of Chitinophagales bacterium:
- a CDS encoding FAD-dependent oxidoreductase, with product MTRKNFIKICGILGVSIPFQASLSSCEKEDIDAPNFSGKVLIIGAGAGGLSSGYLLKQQGIEFEILEASPDYGGRMKINTDFADFPIPLGAEWLHTDTSIFQKMVNDSAIQVNVNTVNYNSETDTNALWEDGELTVSGLDDSDIKFVNSSWFNFFDEYIVPFIADRISYNTIVQSIDYSGEQAVVHTQNGQYIADKVIVSVPLKILQDGDIGFQPTLPQDKLDAIAEPLIWAGFKAFIEFSEKFYDTQIDVEISPASDGEKLYYDAAYGQNTSKHILGLFAVGKPALDYMILSGDALRDFMLSELDDMYSNQATPNYQKHITQNWNNEPFIKGGYMTSHADWRTVRELGKSVADKIYFAGGAYTDGEDWVAVHTIAQSAKDAVEEIVNG from the coding sequence ATGACAAGAAAAAATTTCATCAAAATTTGTGGAATTCTTGGAGTGAGTATTCCATTTCAAGCTTCGTTGAGTTCCTGCGAGAAAGAGGATATAGATGCGCCTAACTTTTCGGGAAAGGTACTCATTATTGGTGCGGGGGCAGGAGGGCTGTCTTCGGGCTATTTGCTCAAACAACAGGGAATAGAATTTGAAATATTGGAAGCGTCGCCAGACTATGGGGGGAGAATGAAAATCAATACAGACTTTGCTGATTTTCCCATACCCTTGGGGGCAGAGTGGCTGCATACAGATACCAGTATCTTTCAAAAAATGGTGAACGATTCGGCTATTCAGGTCAATGTGAATACGGTTAACTACAATAGTGAAACAGACACGAATGCACTTTGGGAGGATGGGGAATTGACTGTTAGCGGGCTCGATGATTCGGATATCAAATTTGTCAATTCCTCTTGGTTCAATTTTTTTGACGAATACATCGTTCCTTTTATTGCAGACCGCATAAGCTACAATACCATTGTTCAATCCATTGATTACTCAGGCGAACAAGCAGTCGTTCATACACAAAACGGACAGTATATAGCGGATAAGGTAATTGTCTCCGTACCACTTAAAATTCTACAAGATGGAGACATTGGTTTTCAACCAACATTGCCGCAAGATAAATTAGATGCGATAGCAGAACCTCTTATTTGGGCAGGATTCAAGGCATTTATTGAATTTTCTGAAAAATTTTATGATACCCAAATTGACGTTGAAATAAGCCCTGCAAGTGATGGAGAAAAACTGTATTATGATGCTGCTTATGGTCAAAATACCTCCAAACATATATTAGGTCTGTTTGCCGTTGGCAAACCTGCGTTGGATTATATGATTCTTTCTGGAGATGCATTGAGGGATTTTATGCTCAGTGAATTGGACGACATGTATTCAAATCAAGCAACGCCCAATTACCAGAAACACATTACCCAAAATTGGAACAACGAACCTTTCATTAAAGGTGGCTATATGACTTCTCATGCAGATTGGAGAACTGTAAGGGAACTCGGTAAGTCCGTAGCGGATAAAATTTACTTTGCAGGTGGAGCCTACACCGATGGCGAAGATTGGGTTGCTGTCCATACCATTGCACAGTCTGCAAAGGATGCAGTGGAAGAAATTGTTAATGGCTGA
- a CDS encoding transposase, protein MLPDCKIQKVHEIKSLLKKNNIVDALARAYEPFQLKSLCYPLDLLKTQGYPISVLMLTLLLLPFLGVDSIHGFSNGAYSHVFEGAKDCLYRLKNNEWINWRKLLYRFNKRYNELADKHMVKLSEEERKGMKPKYKCLTADDSPVNHTGKTIEGISKVHDHSLKCTVLGFKLLVLGYFDGINFRPLDFSLHREGQNRQRYRFGLPVRALKKQYRKIRAKLSAGYERFKELDRDKNSQLISMIKRALKHGYVPDYVLFDAWFCCEKTLKAIRLLRQGVIHIVAACKMGNAKYNYLSKEMSAGQILKTLRKVHKRKPKRCRLLGCYYYTVVVDYKGMEVKLFFVRYTKRSKWRLLLTTQTSLRFTQAMEIYAIRWSIEVFFKEVKQLLGIQKCASRDFDAHIAHTTLTLIQYVMLSLHKRFSDYETIGGLFRAIRDQYIQATIAQRLWQIMISILTRLVQKIECDMELVLQLIIHDNDFRQLFSGMVQLKVQDE, encoded by the coding sequence ATGCTGCCTGATTGCAAGATACAAAAAGTACACGAAATTAAAAGCCTACTGAAAAAAAATAATATTGTAGATGCTTTAGCCCGAGCTTATGAACCCTTTCAATTGAAAAGCTTGTGCTATCCCTTAGACTTACTCAAAACCCAAGGTTATCCTATTTCTGTGCTAATGCTCACACTGCTGCTGCTTCCTTTTTTGGGAGTCGATAGTATTCATGGATTCTCGAATGGTGCTTACAGTCATGTTTTTGAAGGAGCAAAAGATTGTTTGTATCGTTTAAAAAACAATGAATGGATAAATTGGCGTAAGCTTCTATACCGATTTAATAAACGCTATAATGAGCTGGCTGACAAACATATGGTGAAATTGAGTGAGGAGGAAAGAAAAGGGATGAAACCGAAGTACAAGTGTTTGACTGCTGATGATAGCCCAGTGAACCATACAGGCAAAACCATCGAAGGTATCAGTAAAGTTCATGACCATTCTCTCAAATGTACTGTTTTGGGCTTCAAACTCTTGGTCTTAGGCTATTTTGATGGAATCAACTTTCGACCTTTAGATTTTTCCTTGCACCGAGAAGGGCAAAATCGCCAACGCTATCGTTTTGGTTTACCTGTTAGGGCGCTCAAAAAACAATATCGTAAAATTAGAGCTAAATTATCGGCAGGTTATGAACGGTTTAAGGAATTGGATAGGGATAAGAATAGCCAACTAATCAGCATGATAAAAAGAGCATTGAAACATGGATATGTACCTGATTATGTGTTGTTTGATGCTTGGTTCTGCTGCGAAAAAACATTGAAGGCTATCCGTTTACTTCGACAAGGAGTCATTCACATAGTGGCTGCTTGTAAAATGGGCAATGCCAAATACAACTATTTATCCAAAGAAATGTCAGCTGGGCAGATTTTAAAAACATTGCGAAAAGTTCATAAACGTAAGCCCAAAAGATGCCGCCTACTTGGGTGTTATTATTATACCGTGGTGGTGGATTATAAAGGTATGGAAGTCAAGTTGTTTTTTGTTAGGTATACTAAACGAAGCAAATGGAGACTTTTACTGACTACCCAAACAAGCCTTCGTTTTACTCAGGCTATGGAAATCTATGCTATTCGATGGTCTATTGAGGTCTTTTTCAAAGAAGTAAAGCAACTTTTAGGTATTCAAAAATGTGCTTCCAGAGATTTTGATGCTCATATTGCTCATACCACTTTAACTTTGATTCAATATGTTATGTTGAGTTTGCATAAACGCTTTTCAGATTATGAAACGATTGGCGGCTTATTCAGAGCTATCAGAGACCAATATATTCAAGCAACGATTGCTCAAAGGCTGTGGCAAATCATGATTTCTATTCTCACACGATTGGTTCAAAAGATAGAATGTGATATGGAACTGGTCTTGCAGTTAATTATTCATGACAACGATTTCAGGCAATTATTTTCGGGTATGGTGCAGCTTAAAGTACAAGATGAATAG
- the groL gene encoding chaperonin GroEL (60 kDa chaperone family; promotes refolding of misfolded polypeptides especially under stressful conditions; forms two stacked rings of heptamers to form a barrel-shaped 14mer; ends can be capped by GroES; misfolded proteins enter the barrel where they are refolded when GroES binds), whose product MAKLIKFNTEAREKLKRGVDALADSVKVTLGPKGRNVVIEKKFGSPIITKDGVTVAKEIELEDPMENLGAQMVKEVASKTSDVAGDGTTTATVLSQAIVTAGLKSLAAGANPMDLKRGIDKAVKVVVESLQSQSQQVGDDNKKIEQVGTISANNDAEVGKLIAQAMEKVKKEGVITVEEAKGTDTYVEVVEGMQFDRGYLSPYFVTNAEKMEADLESPYLLIYDKKVSSMKDLLPILEKVAQTGRPLLIIAEDIDGEALATLVVNKIRGALKVAAVKAPGFGDRRKAMLEDIAVLTGGIVISEERGYKLENADLTFLGRADKVVINKDNTTIVDGKGDSESIAARVGQIKAQTESTTSDYDREKLQERLAKLSGGVAVLYVGAPTEVEMKEKKDRVDDALHATRAAVEEGIVAGGGVAFIRAIASLEGLKGSNDDETTGIEIVKRSIEEPLRQICANAGLEGSVIVQKVKEGSGAFGFNARTETYGNLLEEGVIDPTKVTRVALENAASIASMLLTTECLIVDKPQEEAPHMHGGGGMPGGMGGMM is encoded by the coding sequence ATGGCGAAGTTAATTAAATTCAATACCGAAGCAAGAGAAAAATTGAAAAGAGGTGTAGATGCTCTAGCTGATTCGGTAAAAGTAACTTTGGGTCCTAAAGGGCGAAATGTAGTAATCGAAAAGAAATTTGGCTCTCCAATCATCACCAAAGACGGTGTGACAGTAGCCAAGGAAATTGAATTGGAAGATCCAATGGAAAACTTGGGCGCACAGATGGTGAAAGAAGTAGCTTCTAAAACTTCTGATGTGGCAGGTGACGGTACGACTACTGCAACGGTTTTGTCACAAGCTATCGTGACAGCTGGTTTGAAAAGCTTGGCTGCAGGTGCAAATCCTATGGATTTGAAACGCGGTATTGACAAAGCAGTGAAAGTAGTAGTAGAAAGTCTTCAAAGTCAATCACAACAAGTGGGTGACGACAATAAAAAAATTGAGCAAGTCGGTACTATCTCTGCAAATAATGATGCAGAAGTTGGTAAATTGATTGCTCAAGCGATGGAGAAAGTGAAGAAAGAAGGAGTCATCACTGTTGAAGAAGCCAAAGGTACAGATACCTATGTTGAAGTAGTGGAAGGTATGCAGTTTGACAGAGGATACTTATCTCCTTACTTTGTGACCAATGCCGAAAAAATGGAAGCGGATTTGGAAAGCCCTTACTTGTTGATTTACGACAAAAAGGTTTCCAGCATGAAAGACTTGTTACCTATTTTGGAAAAGGTAGCACAAACAGGTCGTCCATTGTTGATCATTGCAGAAGACATTGACGGAGAAGCATTGGCTACTTTGGTGGTAAACAAAATCCGTGGTGCGCTGAAAGTTGCAGCAGTGAAAGCTCCAGGTTTTGGTGACAGAAGAAAAGCCATGTTGGAAGATATTGCCGTTTTGACAGGTGGTATTGTGATTTCTGAAGAGCGTGGCTACAAATTGGAGAATGCTGACCTAACTTTCTTAGGTCGTGCAGATAAAGTGGTCATCAACAAAGACAATACAACGATTGTGGATGGTAAGGGTGACTCTGAAAGCATTGCTGCAAGAGTTGGTCAAATCAAAGCACAAACAGAATCTACTACTTCTGATTACGACCGTGAAAAATTGCAAGAGCGTTTGGCTAAATTGTCAGGTGGTGTAGCAGTATTGTATGTAGGCGCACCTACTGAGGTCGAAATGAAAGAAAAGAAAGACCGTGTGGACGATGCACTTCACGCTACTCGTGCAGCTGTTGAAGAAGGTATTGTTGCAGGTGGTGGTGTTGCGTTTATCAGAGCCATCGCTTCTTTGGAAGGTTTGAAAGGTAGCAATGACGATGAAACAACTGGTATCGAAATCGTGAAACGTTCTATTGAAGAGCCTTTACGCCAAATTTGTGCCAATGCTGGTTTGGAAGGTTCGGTCATCGTACAGAAAGTGAAAGAAGGTTCAGGCGCTTTTGGCTTCAATGCTCGTACTGAAACCTATGGCAACTTGCTCGAAGAAGGAGTAATTGACCCAACCAAAGTTACCCGTGTTGCTTTGGAGAATGCAGCTTCTATCGCCAGTATGTTGTTGACGACCGAGTGTTTGATTGTGGACAAACCACAAGAAGAAGCTCCTCACATGCACGGCGGAGGCGGAATGCCAGGCGGTATGGGTGGTATGATGTAA